Proteins from one Triticum aestivum cultivar Chinese Spring chromosome 7A, IWGSC CS RefSeq v2.1, whole genome shotgun sequence genomic window:
- the LOC123152889 gene encoding uncharacterized protein, whose amino-acid sequence MAPPPTSRPAPPPEPPFLRTPHDLLEEIFLRLPTAADLARASTACATFCSVITGHAFLRLYRTLHPPPLIGFLHDPFSPAQPPHPSAVAARAFADFSFSCSSFLPATAGQTLPCDPVHRRYILLPAVPDDLKALVRRPDLFGLETFLAPGDDEEDPLSFRVMCLAQCRMHLLLIVFSSLNGQWRVLTNDQWSSRATLASFENSEPGLSDRQFVHGCFCWQLHFLDKLLLLDTHTMEFSDVDLPPDHRGMGRSVIVEASEGKLGMLTKWYDQDTENDPLWLTYSVLRNNQWHWEKDIPMPVKRAILVGVAGGYLLLHVLYTTPSQEDLKFGYFSVDLKTLQVELFARLSKAISAGHLYAGFPPSLSPPTI is encoded by the exons ATGGCGCCGCCGCCAACCTCGCGCCCAGCAccaccgccggagccgccgttcCTTCGAACCCCACACGATCTCCTCGAGGAAATCTTCCTCCGCCTCCCCACTGCCGCGGACCTAGCCCGCGCCTCCACCGCATGCGCCACCTTTTGCAGCGTCATCACCGGCCACGCATTCCTCCGTCTTTACCGCACCCTCCACCCGCCGCCTCTCATCGGCTTTCTCCACGACCCGTTCAGTCCGGCGCAGCCGCCGCACCcttccgccgtcgccgcccgcgcctTCGCCGACTTCAGTTTCTCTTGCTCCTCCTTCctccccgccaccgccggcc AGACCTTGCCGTGTGACCCCGTGCATCGCCGCTACATCCTGCTGCCCGCCGTCCCCGACGACCTGAAGGCGCTGGTCCGCAGACCGGACCTTTTTGGTCTAGAGACTTTCCTTGCTCCCGGCGACGATGAGGAGGACCCTCTATCATTCAGAGTGATGTGCTTGGCGCAATGCAGAATGCATCTGCTGCTTATTGTCTTCTCCTCTTTGAACGGACAATGGCGTGTTCTTACAAACGACCAATGGAGTTCTCGGGCTACACTTGCTTCCTTTGAAAACTCTGAGCCTGGGCTTTCGGATCGACAGTTCGTCCACGGATGTTTCTGCTGGCAATTGCATTTCCTGGACAAGTTGCTTCTGCTCGACACGCACACCATGGAGTTCTCTGATGTCGACCTCCCGCCTGACCATCGAGGGATGGGTCGATCTGTCATTGTCGAGGCATCGGAGGGAAAGCTTGGCATGCTCACTAAATGGTATGATCAGGACACTGAAAATGACCCACTCTGGCTCACGTATTCTGTTCTACGAAATAATCAATGGCACTGGGAGAAGGACATCCCGATGCCGGTAAAGCGTGCAATTCTGGTTGGTGTAGCTGGGGGATACTTGCTTTTACACGTGTTGTACACCACGCCTTCACAAGAGGATCTGAAGTTTGGATACTTCTCGGTGGACTTGAAGACATTGCAAGTCGAGTTGTTCGCTAGGCTTAGCAAAGCGATCTCAGCTGGTCATCTATATGCTGGTTTCCCACCATCCCTGTCTCCACCAACTATCTGA